The Ziziphus jujuba cultivar Dongzao chromosome 7, ASM3175591v1 genome includes a region encoding these proteins:
- the LOC107424124 gene encoding uncharacterized protein LOC107424124, with the protein MTKSEESGSPSWGASFFMQTTEDVAKAVAAAAAAATAAHSPRPSVVFSSKDENGGSQLQKIQRQVARILKGFSQPPQVKSGTYNPEVLTSQKRQWANFQLQYLDHRSLKEPTRLFESMVVVGLHPNCDIQALERQYIARKSEGSGKLRSAISYQTRVEANIEPQVLFVYPPEKQLPLKYKDLLSFCFPGGLEVHAVERSPSMSELNEILLGQEHLKQSDLSFVFRLQVADDSTLYGCCVLVEELVQKPSGLLSIISDKQPSYPSLSRHILTTRRCYCILSRLPFFELHFGVLNSIFTEERLERLTKGINLLDLESPEDYMKEESSEENTEETSDSDDRAAEDMVNGTEEFSQLGDSTHGRVTDDGSHLEHQLLDGDTHLVKKGINSDDILPADHKNETQIVTARRESGTANAENCDVYVDEFVTNKQALERRFPNAVLPLLRHYQYESSESSSSFQGSPSEDRNFRSDVDDTETEEASFSGQDESSDLIDILEWAKANNHGSLQIICEYYRLCCPTRGSTLRFHPLEHLHPLEYHRPEKTFIHVAGSTIDLRSCNSSLEYAEAHSALLAEEEASALSIWAIACICGSLRLEYVLTLFAGALLEKQIVVICSNLGTLSALVLSVIPLIRPYQWQSLLMPVLPNDMLDFLDAPVPYIVGVKNKTNEVQSKLSNVILVDANKNQVKAPTIPQLPQQKELFSSLSPYHAKLVGESYLGKKRPVYECTDVQIEAAKGFLTVLRSYLDSLCSNLRSHTITNVQSNDDKVSLLLKESFIDSFPSRDRPFMKLFLDTQLFSVHTDLVLSFFQKE; encoded by the exons ATGACTAAGAGCGAAGAATCAGGTAGTCCTAGTTGGGGTGCTTCATTTTTTATGCAAACAACAGAAGATGTGGCCAAAGCTGTCGCTGCTGCAGCTGCTGCTGCCACTGCGGCTCATTCTCCTAGGCCATCTGTGGTATTTTCATCAAAAGATGAAAATGGTGGAAGCCAACTCCAAAAGATACAGCGCCAAGTTGCCAGAATCCTGAAAGGCTTCTCACAGCCTCCTCAAGTAAAGTCAGGAACTTACAACCCAGAAGTTCTGACTAGCCAGAAGCGTCAATGGGCTAACTTTCAGTTGCAGTACTTG GATCATAGGTCTTTAAAGGAGCCAACAAGACTTTTTGAGAGCATGGTAGTTGTTGGGCTTCACCCTAATTGTGACATTCAGGCACTGGAAAGGCAATATATTGCAAGAAAATCTGAAGGTTCTGGAAAATTGAGAAGTGCCATTAGTTACCAAACACGTGTAGAAGCCAATATTGAACCTCAG GTGTTATTTGTTTACCCTCCGGAAAAGCAGCTGCCTCTTAAATACAAGGATCTTCTTTCATTTTGCTTCCCTGGAGGTCTAGAG GTTCATGCTGTTGAGAGATCTCCTTCCATGAGTGAGTTAAATGAGATACTTCTCGGGCAG GAGCACCTTAAACAAAGCGATCTGTCCTTTGTGTTCCGGTTGCAG GTTGCTGATGATTCAACGTTATATGGATGCTGTGTGTTAGTCGAAGAACTAGTACAAAAACCTTCCGGATTGCTTTCCATAATTTCAGATAAACAACCTTCCTATCCATCTCTGAGCCGCCATATACTAACCACTCGCAGATGTTATTGTATTCTCTCAAGGCTACCTTTCTTTGAGTTGCATTTTGGTGTATTGAACAG CATATTCACAGAAGAAAGGCTAGAAAGATTAACAAAAGGTATCAATCTTTTAGATTTAGAATCCCCAGAGGATTATATGAAAGAAGAAAGTTCGGAAGAAAATACAGAAGAAACTTCAGATAGTGATGATAGAGCTGCGGAGGACATGGTTAATGGTACAGAGGAGTTTTCCCAACTGGGAGATTCTACACATGGAAGAGTTACAGATGATGGAAGTCACTTAGAGCATCAATTGCTTGACGGGGATACACACTTAGTGAAGAAAGGCATAAATAGTGATGATATTCTTCCAGCTGACCATAAAAATGAAACTCAGATTGTAACGGCCAGAAGAGAATCTGGTACTGCAAATGCTGAAAACTGTGATGTCTATGTGGATGAGTTTGTAACGAACAAGCAAGCACTGGAAAGACGATTTCCAAATGCTGTTCTTCCACTCCTTCGCCATTATCAGTACGAAAGCTCTGAATCTTCTTCCAG TTTTCAGGGTTCTCCTAGTGAGGACAGGAATTTTCGGAGTGACGTTGATGATACTGAAACGGAAGAGGCATCTTTCTCTGGCCAAGATGAATCCAGTGACCTTATTGATATTCTTGAATGGGCCAAG GCAAATAACCATGGGTCATTACAGATTATATGCGAGTATTACCGGTTATGTTGCCCTACAAGGGGGTCAACACTCAGATTTCATCCTCTGGAGCACCTGCATCCCTTGGAATATCATAGACCAGAAAAAACTTTTATTCATGTTGCTGGTTCAACTATTGATTTGAGGTCATGCAATTCAAGTTTGGAATATGCTGAG GCACACAGTGCACTTTTGGCAGAAGAGGAAGCAAGTGCATTATCAATATGGGCTATTGCATGCATATGTGGCTCCTTGCGACTTGAATAT GTATTGACATTGTTTGCAGGAGCCCTGTTGGAGAAGCAGATTGTGGTGATCTGTTCCAATTTG GGTACTTTATCTGCTCTAGTATTGTCAGTTATCCCTCTAATCCGTCCATATCAGTGGCAAAGTCTACTTATGCCG GTTTTACCAAATGACATGCTGGACTTTTTGGATGCACCTGTTCCCTACATT GTTGGCGTAAAGAACAAAACCAATGAAGTACAGTCAAAGTTATCCAATGTAATTCTAGTTGATGCCAACAAGAACCAG GTGAAGGCACCTACTATACCTCAACTGCCACAACAGAAGGAATTATTTTCATCCTTAAGTCCATATCATGCAAAACTTGTGGGAGAAAGTTATTTGGGGAAGAAAAGGCCTGTATATGAATGCACTGATGTACAG ATTGAAGCTGCCAAGGGTTTCCTAACAGTGTTAAGAAGTTACTTGGATTCTCTTTGCTCTAACCTCCGTTCACATACAATTACAAATGTACAGTCCAATGATGATAAG GTATCCTTGCTTTTAAAGGAGAGTTTCATTGATTCATTCCCTAGTCGCGATCGACCATTTATGAAG CTTTTTCTGGACACACAACTCTTTTCCGTACATACAGATCTTGTTCTATCTTTCTTTCAGAAGGAATGA
- the LOC107424121 gene encoding 12-oxophytodienoate reductase 3, whose protein sequence is MVEGSAEGTTLFSPYKMGKFSLSHRVVLAPMTRCRALNGIPQPALAEYYSQRSTKGGFLITEGTLISNTAAGFPHVPGIFTDEQVESWKKIVDAVHAKGSIIFCQLWHVGRASHQVYQPAGGSPISSTSTPITGRWRILLPDGSYGTYPKPRALETYEIPLVVEQYCRAAINAIRAGFDGIEIHGAHGYLIDQFLKDGINDRVDEYGGSVTNRCKFLMQVVQSVVAAIGADRVGVRISPAIDHLDALDSNPLGLGLAVIERLNKLQQNNAAQLAYLHVTQPRYTAYGQTESGRPGTEDEETHLIRSMRKAYEGTFMCSGGFTRELGMQALADGDADLVSYGRLFISNPDLVLRFKLNAPLNRYIRKTFYTQDPVIGYTDYPFLSKGSGESLSRL, encoded by the exons ATGGTGGAAGGTTCAGCAGAAGGGACGACCCTTTTTTCTCCTTACAAGATGGGCAAGTTCAGTCTCTCTCACAG GGTGGTGCTAGCGCCCATGACAAGGTGTAGAGCCTTGAATGGGATTCCGCAGCCGGCTCTCGCTGAGTACTACTCCCAGAGGTCAACCAAAGGTGGATTTCTCATCACCGAAGGAACTTTGATCTCCAACACGGCTGCTGG TTTTCCACATGTCCCCGGGATTTTCACAGACGAACAGGTGGAGTCATGGAAGAAGATTGTGGATGCGGTTCATGCTAAAGGGAGTATCATTTTCTGCCAACTGTGGCACGTAGGCCGTGCTTCTCATCAAG TTTATCAACCTGCTGGGGGTTCTCCTATATCATCTACAAGCACGCCCATTACAGGAAGGTGGAGAATTCTCTTGCCTGATGGATCCTATGGTACATATCCAAAGCCTCGGGCCCTGGAAACCTATGAAATACCACTGGTGGTGGAGCAGTATTGCCGGGCTGCCATTAATGCTATTAGAGCAG GTTTTGATGGAATTGAAATTCATGGGGCACATGGCTACCTTATAGACCAATTCTTGAAGGATGGGATTAATGACCGAGTAGATGAATATGGTGGATCAGTCACAAATCGGTGCAAATTTTTAATGCAAGTGGTTCAATCAGTAGTTGCAGCCATTGGTGCTGATAGAGTTGGTGTCAGAATTTCACCAGCAATTGATCATCTTGATGCTCTCGATTCCAATCCACTTGGCCTTGGTTTGGCAGTGATAGAGAGGCTTAACAAGCTCCAACAAAACAATGCAGCACAACTTGCTTATCTCCACGTAACTCAGCCGCGGTACACAGCCTATGGGCAGACAGAATCAGGCAGACCCGGCACTGAAGATGAGGAAACTCACTTGATCAGAAGCATGAGAAAAGCTTATGAGGGAACATTTATGTGCAGTGGTGGGTTCACTAGGGAGCTCGGAATGCAAGCTTTAGCAGATGGTGATGCTGATTTGGTATCCTATGGTCGTCTTTTTATCTCAAACCCAGATTTGGTATTGAGATTTAAGCTGAATGCACCATTGAACAGGTATATTAGGAAGACTTTCTACACCCAGGACCCTGTTATTGGGTACACAGATTATCCTTTCCTTAGCAAAGGAAGTGGAGAATCATTGTCACGCCTTTGA